The genomic window TGGCGTAGAACTCGAGCCCAGGGGTCTATGCGGACGGTTCGGCGCTGCCCGCCACTACTTGCCAACGACCCTCGATGATCGACCAAAAGCGGCGGTACATCATGCGAGCCTCCATGCGGTGGCCTTTATCGAATACGACGATGTCCACGAGCGACGATGTCCGGCCATGACCATCTTGTTCCAGAGTTGACCGATGAAGCTCGGACAGCTTGTCGAATCGTGTTGCTCCCGAGGCATGAGCATCGAGATCAGCTGCACGGCCGATCACTGACCCGCCCGGCAACTCGAAGGTCAGGCGCTCGTAAAACAACTCACGAAGATGGCTTACGTCGCCACCGCGCATGGCTTGGTGAAGAGCATCTTGGGCTTGGTCGATGGAGCGTCCGTGATCGTCCCGCGTCGTCATGTGACGAGGCTAGTGTGCGGTTTCCGCAGACTGCGATTGACCACAAAACGATCGTTTCTGCATGCCCGGTAGACGACCGTCTAACGGGCGTCTCGTTCGGAGGTGCTCAGGTGTCTAGCCGAGCCAACGCGACCGTGGATCCCTGCAAGCGGATTTCTACACTCGTGATCTTCAGGCTGGGAATAGCCGTCGACGCAGACAGATCTGCGGCACGCGAGCCAGCTGCGTCCCACGTCGCGACGGTAAGCGTGGTGTTGTCCGTTTGTGTGACCACGAGCTCGTATCGGGAGTTGTCTGGCGCATCCGCGCCGTAGTCGCAGTTCCAATCGAGCCTCGTGCCCCAAGATTTCTCCTCGATCTGCAGACCGGCAGTAAGGGTGGTGGAGTCAGTTCCGGGGTCCATGGGCTGGAACGTCATTTGGGCCGTCGCTGGGGCGACGTCGTTTCTTGCGCCCACGGCGAGCCCCCCGAAGACGGCGGCAGCAACAGCAGCGGCAACTGCGAGAGCCATGACTCCTCGGCGGCGGCGTTGACTCTTGCGGAAGCGGTGGGCCATCAGCGACAACGTTTCTGATGGCGCCTGAGTTTCATCCATACCCAGAGGTGAATGGATGGCAAGGGCCTCTTCCGGCGAGATTCGGCTCAGGATGCCTGGGAGACCCGCAAGTTCCGTCACCGCTTCACGGCAGTTGGCGCAGGTACTGAGGTGCTGCTCGTATTCGCGACGTTCATCGGTGGGGAGCGCTCCGAGGACGTAGGACGCGTCCCAGTCTTGGTAACGGTCCTCGTTAGCTTGAAGATCGGGATGCTCAGTCATCGTGTGACGCCCCTTTCTTGGAGGGCTAGCCTCAGCCCGCGTAACCCATAGTGGAGCCGCGATTTCGCGGTTCCTTCTGGGATGCCAAGCCGTCTCGAAATTTCAGGAATGCTCTGACCAGCGAAGTACGCATCGATGACGATCTGACGGTGGTGGTCTGAGAGCGACGCCAGCGCGTCCGCAACGATGATGCTGTCCAGGACGGCATCAGTGCGATCGAGAGCAGTGCCTTCTACCTCGCCAAGGGCTGCCACTTCTCGTCGACTCCGGGCAGATCGTGCGTCGTCGATGACGAGGCGCCGAGCGACCGTGAACAGCCACGCTTGAGCCGCATCCTTGTCGAGCTCCAGCACCTTAGGACGCTGCCATGCTCTCAGCATCGTCTCTTGAACGATGTCCTCGGTCAGCGCCGCGTTCCGAGTGAGGCTGTGTGTGTAACGGCGAAGCGCCCCGCCGTGGCACTCGAACAATGTCGACAAAAGCTCGTCACTGGCTCGGGCCATGACCTTCACCGCCTCGCGCCAGTGAAGTCCGGCTAGTGCCTGATCCAGGACCGCCTCTTGTCGTGCCTGTATCGAGCGCACCGAGGAACGCCGATGCGCACCAGTGATCGAACCTCATGCCATCGACCAGGCCAGGACATGGGTTCACCGTCTGAGCGGAAGCAGTCGACGTATTCGCACCCACTGTCTCTGCCTTGATGTCGATGAGCACTGCCTTGTGGCTCCTTTGCTCGGGTGGGGTTGTGGAGCTGCGAGGGCCTGCAACCCGGAGAGTTCTGTCCGGCAGGCACGCGCGCGATCAGGAGGCTGGGGTCGCTGCGCCCTCAGTGGCTGCTTCCATGTTGATCGTGCCGTCCGGCTGGAGGACGTACCAGGCATCCTTCACGCCCTGTCCATTGACCTGTCCAGGTTCGGTGTCCTTCGCGAACCGGTACACCGGCCAGCCGTCGACGGTCAGCTGGGTTGTCCCGTCCGTGCGGGTGAGGGAACCGATCTCGCCCGTGATGCCTTCTGGGGAGGACGTGTCGGAGGCTTCAACTGCCGGCCAGGTCGTGGCGCATTCGTCGTAGCAGTTGCTGGTGCCCGAGTCCTGCTCGTCCATCTTGAACGTGTAGATCGTGTACCCGGCGTCGTCGGTGATGATCTCGCCCAGGGGAGACGTTGCGGTGCCGAGGACTGCCGCTGCCGCGGTGGTCTCGGCGGGGGCCGGCTCGGTGGAGTCGGTCGTCGTGGATGATTCGGCAGATGTGGTGCACCCGGAGAGAGCGGCCGCCGCCAAAACGGCCGTCGTGAGGGTGATGGTCATTCGCTTGTGCATGATTCCTCCTGCTGGTACGCCGGCCCAGGTAGCCCGCTTACTACGAACACGATGCAGCTCATCCAGAAGTTCATCCGTGGCCGAAAAAGATTGGCGGTCGCAGGCAGCCGTCCTCACTCCCGGCGAAACGGGTGGCAGACGCGAGTGGCAACCCTGCACCGAGGGCACCGCTGTCACACATCATCACTCTGGGCCACTGTTCGCAGCTGCGGCGTCACGCCCTGCTGGACGACGTGACTATCCATGTTCACGACGTGATCTGGTCTCGAAACATCCCCCGGGACCGGATTACGGCGATCTCAGACGTCGGCCAGGTCGAGTACAAGGACGCCCGCGGCTACAGCAGCATGGGCGCCTTGGTCAACTTCCACGGCTCATTGGGCTTGACGGTCGCCAGTGTCGCCGGGCTGGTCCTGTCAGCCGAGCGTGATGGCGACGAGGCCACCGATGCCGACCGCGTAGAGCACGAGCACGACGAACGAGTCCACGCCCATGCCCGCGATGCGTCGTCGCGGCCGAAAGAGCAGGCCGACGGCGTAGACGAGCGTGAGGAGCGCGGCGAGGGCGGTCAGGTAGACGTCGCTGGTGTTCGACTGGGGCAGGATCGCCTGCCCGGAGATGACCGTGGCGACGAGGAAGAGCACGGGCAGGAAGGCGTTGCCGCCGAAGATATCGCTCATGGCCAGGTTGTCGTCGCCCTGCTTGACGGCCTGCAACCCGGTCGAGATCTCGGGCAGGCTCGTCGCCAGGGCCAGGACTGTCGCGCCGAACAGCACACCCGACAAGCCGATCTGCGACGCGGCCGCGTCGCCCGCGCGTTCGAGCACGACGCCGGCGACGAGCGTGGCGAGGGCCGACAGGCCGAAGACGACCGCGGCCTTCTTCGTGCTCATGGTCGTCGGCGACGGGTTCGAGCGCGTCCGGTGTCCGCGCGGTCGCGGCGTCGACGTGTCAGGTGCCGCTCCGGCCTCGTGCCACGGCAGGCCCTTGCCGGCACGCCGGACGAGGAACAGGCCCACGAGCCAGATGACGGCGATGAGGACGACGTCCGGCGTCAGGCGCGCCACTGTGAGCGAGGACGGCAGCTGGGTTCCGGCGATGACGACGGCGAGGACCGCCACCACGACCAGTGCCTCGAGCAGCAGCCCTAGGGAGGCCGCGCGATAGGTGAGGGGGTGGACACCCTTGCCGCGTTTCCCGAGGGCGTCCAGGACGACGAGGACGACCGTCTGAAGGGCGATGCCGCCGAGGATGTTGCCCGCGGCCACCTCGAGCGAGCCCGAGAGGGCGGCGCTGACCGTGATGGCGATCTCGGGCAGGTTGGTCGCCACCGCGAGGACGATGAGTCCGCCGAGCGCGCTACCGAGGTGGAGTCGGGAGTCGAGGACGTCGGTCGTTTTCGACAGCTGGATGCCGGCGACCCAGATGACGGCGGCGCCGGCGACGAAGATGGCGGCTAACAGCCAGAGGGGAAGGGTGTCCATGCGTGCTATGCAACTCCTCGGGGTGCGCCTCTCGACGCGGGGCGATCGTCGAGACGGATGCCGGCGGCCCCCGGCCGGTCCAGGCGCCTTGCACTCGTCGGCAGCCGTCGCGGGCTGGGAATCGATCAACCGCCTCATCGACCCCAGGCCGATCGCGAATCCCTGGCTGCTGGTCGTCGCTGGGCTCATCGGCTTTGCAGACAACGAACTCGTCGCGATCTACCGCATCCGCGTCGGGCGACGGATCGGATCGGCAGCCCTTGTCGCTGACGGGGTCCACGCCCGCCTGGACGGCTTCACGTCCCTGTCTGTGGTGCTGGGCGCCATCGGGGTCCTCGCCGGGTTCCCGCTCGCGGACCCCATCATCGGCCTGCTCATCGCAGCCTCGATCATGGTCCTGCCCTGGGGGACGGTGAAATCCATCGGCCGACGGCTGATGGACGGCATCGACCCCGACCTCCACAAGCGAGCCGAACACGCCCTGGAACACGCCCTGGGCGTGCGGGGCGTCCACGATCTTTATCTCCGGTGGATCGGGCACCGTCTCACCGGCTCCGCAACCATCGAGGTCGACGCCGAAGACCTCCTGACGGCGTCCCAGACCGCCGACCAGGCCGAGGCGCATCTGCGCGCTGCGCTCGGCAACCTCGACGCGTTCACCGTTACACCGATACCACCGGTGCCGGCTCAGAGGCTCTCATCAGCCGTACGCGGCACGATACCTCCGGGGGGTATCTTTTTTTCGATTCTGATCCTGGAAGAACGACCATGAACCGCACCGCCACCATCTTCATCAGCGCAACTGCGACCATTGCTGCCCTCGCCCTCGCGGGGTGCGCCGAGGCGTCGTCGTCCGCAGGCGACACGTCGTCCGCGTCGTCGTCCCAGGCTGCTGCCTTCAACGATCAAGACGTCATGTTCGCCCAGATGATGCTCCCGCACCACACCCAGGCCGTCGAG from Frigoribacterium sp. PvP032 includes these protein-coding regions:
- a CDS encoding nuclear transport factor 2 family protein — encoded protein: MTTRDDHGRSIDQAQDALHQAMRGGDVSHLRELFYERLTFELPGGSVIGRAADLDAHASGATRFDKLSELHRSTLEQDGHGRTSSLVDIVVFDKGHRMEARMMYRRFWSIIEGRWQVVAGSAEPSA
- a CDS encoding zf-HC2 domain-containing protein — protein: MTEHPDLQANEDRYQDWDASYVLGALPTDERREYEQHLSTCANCREAVTELAGLPGILSRISPEEALAIHSPLGMDETQAPSETLSLMAHRFRKSQRRRRGVMALAVAAAVAAAVFGGLAVGARNDVAPATAQMTFQPMDPGTDSTTLTAGLQIEEKSWGTRLDWNCDYGADAPDNSRYELVVTQTDNTTLTVATWDAAGSRAADLSASTAIPSLKITSVEIRLQGSTVALARLDT
- a CDS encoding sigma-70 family RNA polymerase sigma factor, whose product is MRSIQARQEAVLDQALAGLHWREAVKVMARASDELLSTLFECHGGALRRYTHSLTRNAALTEDIVQETMLRAWQRPKVLELDKDAAQAWLFTVARRLVIDDARSARSRREVAALGEVEGTALDRTDAVLDSIIVADALASLSDHHRQIVIDAYFAGQSIPEISRRLGIPEGTAKSRLHYGLRGLRLALQERGVTR
- a CDS encoding sodium:calcium antiporter, with amino-acid sequence MDTLPLWLLAAIFVAGAAVIWVAGIQLSKTTDVLDSRLHLGSALGGLIVLAVATNLPEIAITVSAALSGSLEVAAGNILGGIALQTVVLVVLDALGKRGKGVHPLTYRAASLGLLLEALVVVAVLAVVIAGTQLPSSLTVARLTPDVVLIAVIWLVGLFLVRRAGKGLPWHEAGAAPDTSTPRPRGHRTRSNPSPTTMSTKKAAVVFGLSALATLVAGVVLERAGDAAASQIGLSGVLFGATVLALATSLPEISTGLQAVKQGDDNLAMSDIFGGNAFLPVLFLVATVISGQAILPQSNTSDVYLTALAALLTLVYAVGLLFRPRRRIAGMGVDSFVVLVLYAVGIGGLVAITLG
- a CDS encoding cation diffusion facilitator family transporter, with amino-acid sequence MRLSTRGDRRDGCRRPPAGPGALHSSAAVAGWESINRLIDPRPIANPWLLVVAGLIGFADNELVAIYRIRVGRRIGSAALVADGVHARLDGFTSLSVVLGAIGVLAGFPLADPIIGLLIAASIMVLPWGTVKSIGRRLMDGIDPDLHKRAEHALEHALGVRGVHDLYLRWIGHRLTGSATIEVDAEDLLTASQTADQAEAHLRAALGNLDAFTVTPIPPVPAQRLSSAVRGTIPPGGIFFSILILEERP